One Leifsonia shinshuensis DNA window includes the following coding sequences:
- a CDS encoding AI-2E family transporter, which yields MAAASGIWPFRRRTRTPEAEPPNGPDTDQEAETANGRGVRILLGLAGGVVILIGMHAIAGILAPTLLALVLVICAQPVRVWLERHGTPSGVATGAVALTTFALLAGFAALLIIAMAQFVAMLPQYKEQFQQLGQQFAHWLSSIGISPQDLQAVTQGFDPTKLLNFFSGLLGGAFGVITFGVIVLTMLILMPADAAYTPTLLRELQPTKPNLVYAMTGFAHSVRRYMVVTTLLGIVQGVINGIALWILGVPAALLWAILSFLCSFIPNVGYFLALVPPLVFGYLIGGWGTVIAIIVIYGVVNAVVQSVVQPKVVGNAVALSQTLTFFSVLLWAVVLGAIGAILAIPLTLLGRAILVDSDPRARIWRAAIGDLRETKDLMKEESEAAKALRRSAKATRAGGGPLPPAGPGGTDGTDGTTGTTT from the coding sequence ATGGCCGCCGCTAGCGGGATCTGGCCGTTCCGCCGCCGCACGCGGACGCCGGAGGCGGAGCCGCCGAACGGCCCAGACACCGACCAGGAGGCGGAGACCGCCAACGGCCGCGGCGTCCGCATCCTGCTCGGCCTGGCCGGCGGCGTCGTCATCCTGATCGGGATGCATGCCATCGCCGGCATCCTCGCCCCGACGCTGCTGGCGCTGGTGCTCGTCATCTGCGCGCAGCCGGTGCGCGTCTGGCTGGAGCGGCATGGCACGCCGAGCGGGGTCGCGACCGGCGCCGTCGCTCTGACAACATTCGCGCTGCTGGCCGGCTTCGCCGCTCTCCTCATCATCGCAATGGCCCAGTTCGTCGCGATGCTGCCGCAGTACAAAGAACAGTTCCAGCAGCTCGGGCAGCAGTTCGCGCACTGGCTCTCGAGCATCGGTATCAGCCCGCAGGACCTCCAGGCGGTGACGCAGGGCTTCGACCCGACCAAGCTGCTGAACTTCTTCAGCGGCCTGCTCGGTGGCGCGTTCGGGGTGATCACGTTCGGCGTGATCGTGCTGACCATGCTCATCCTGATGCCCGCAGACGCTGCCTATACTCCGACCCTGCTGCGCGAGTTGCAGCCGACCAAGCCGAACCTCGTCTACGCGATGACCGGCTTCGCCCACAGCGTCCGCCGGTACATGGTCGTCACGACGCTGCTCGGGATCGTGCAGGGTGTCATCAACGGCATCGCCCTGTGGATCCTGGGAGTGCCGGCCGCGCTGCTCTGGGCGATCCTGTCGTTCCTGTGCAGTTTCATCCCGAACGTCGGCTACTTCCTCGCGCTCGTGCCGCCCCTCGTATTCGGCTACCTCATCGGCGGCTGGGGCACCGTCATCGCGATCATCGTCATCTACGGGGTCGTCAACGCCGTCGTCCAGTCGGTGGTGCAGCCGAAGGTGGTCGGGAACGCGGTGGCGCTCAGCCAGACGCTCACCTTCTTCTCTGTGCTGCTCTGGGCCGTCGTGCTCGGCGCGATCGGCGCGATCCTCGCCATCCCGCTGACCCTGCTCGGCCGGGCGATCCTGGTGGACTCCGATCCGCGCGCCCGCATCTGGCGAGCCGCGATCGGCGACCTGCGGGAGACCAAGGACCTCATGAAGGAGGAGTCCGAGGCGGCGAAGGCCCTGCGGCGCTCAGCGAAGGCGACGCGCGCCGGTGGCGGCCCGCTGCCGCCGGCGGGACCGGGCGGAACGGACGGCACGGACGGAACCACCGGGACGACGACGTAA
- a CDS encoding GAP family protein yields MGSAIGDTLPLALGIAISPIPIIAAILMLLSPKARGTSVGFLIGWVLGIVVAVVVFTLLSGLIPPADPNAAKPISGTVKILLGLGLLFLAYRQWRSRPKPGETAALPKWMSAIDSMTAGRGFVLAFILAAVNPKNLLLAAGAGVAIGTAGLSAGSATVVIVIFVLVAASSVAIPVIGYLVAANAMRGPLDSLRGWLVANNATVMAVLLLVIGVVLVGKGIGSF; encoded by the coding sequence ATGGGGAGTGCGATCGGGGACACCCTCCCACTGGCGCTGGGCATCGCGATCAGCCCGATACCGATCATCGCGGCGATCCTGATGCTGCTCTCGCCGAAGGCGCGCGGGACGAGCGTCGGCTTCCTGATCGGCTGGGTGCTCGGCATCGTCGTGGCGGTGGTGGTCTTCACGCTGCTGTCGGGGCTGATCCCGCCGGCCGATCCGAACGCCGCCAAGCCGATCTCCGGCACCGTCAAGATCCTGCTCGGGCTGGGTCTGCTCTTCCTCGCCTACCGCCAGTGGCGATCCCGGCCGAAGCCCGGCGAGACGGCCGCCCTCCCGAAGTGGATGAGCGCGATCGACTCGATGACCGCGGGCCGCGGCTTCGTGCTCGCCTTCATCCTGGCCGCGGTGAACCCGAAGAACCTCCTGCTGGCCGCCGGCGCGGGCGTCGCGATCGGGACGGCCGGGCTCTCCGCCGGCTCGGCGACCGTGGTCATCGTGATCTTCGTGCTCGTCGCGGCCAGCTCGGTCGCCATCCCGGTGATCGGCTACCTGGTGGCGGCGAACGCGATGCGCGGACCGCTGGATTCGCTGCGCGGCTGGCTGGTGGCCAACAACGCGACGGTGATGGCGGTGCTGCTGCTCGTGATCGGGGTGGTGCTGGTCGGGAAGGGGATCGGGAGCTTCTGA
- a CDS encoding MIP/aquaporin family protein translates to MSQQQTREDAAEARGIMSDIVHGRLMHAPATIAQSIEDFHDSSQEWRRLFSELLGTFFLVLVAAGGGMMGQAFPNTISRTAAVTAPALMVFAIILFMGKVSGAHLNPAVSVAFALRGDFPWARVPGYVLVQLAGASLAAWFLEGVTHVSARYGSNYPASGFSSWDALLMETVLTFGLVSVILGTASGAQNLGIIGAFGVGAYIALAGLWGSPISGASMNPARTFGPDLVSGHWDAYWVYIVGPVAGAVIAVGAAFLLRGRGGGLAGSAAAQGGLMTEARFPEQD, encoded by the coding sequence ATGAGTCAGCAGCAGACCCGGGAGGACGCCGCCGAGGCGCGCGGGATCATGAGCGACATCGTCCACGGCAGGCTCATGCACGCGCCAGCGACGATCGCCCAGTCCATCGAGGACTTCCACGACTCGTCCCAGGAGTGGCGGCGGCTCTTCTCGGAGCTGCTCGGCACGTTCTTCCTGGTGCTGGTGGCGGCGGGCGGCGGGATGATGGGCCAGGCGTTCCCGAACACCATCTCCCGCACTGCCGCCGTGACCGCGCCGGCGCTGATGGTGTTCGCGATCATCCTGTTCATGGGCAAGGTCTCCGGCGCCCACCTCAACCCGGCGGTCAGCGTGGCGTTCGCGCTGCGCGGCGACTTCCCGTGGGCGCGCGTGCCCGGCTACGTCCTCGTGCAGCTCGCCGGGGCGTCGCTGGCGGCGTGGTTCCTGGAAGGCGTCACCCACGTCTCCGCGCGCTACGGCTCGAACTACCCGGCGTCGGGCTTCTCGTCGTGGGACGCCCTGCTGATGGAGACCGTGCTCACCTTCGGACTGGTGAGCGTCATCCTCGGCACGGCCTCCGGAGCCCAGAACCTCGGCATCATCGGCGCGTTCGGCGTCGGCGCCTACATCGCGCTGGCCGGGCTGTGGGGGAGCCCGATCTCCGGCGCCTCGATGAACCCGGCGCGCACCTTCGGGCCGGACCTGGTGAGCGGCCACTGGGACGCGTATTGGGTCTACATCGTCGGCCCGGTCGCAGGCGCGGTGATCGCCGTCGGCGCGGCGTTCCTGCTGCGCGGCCGCGGGGGAGGCCTCGCGGGATCGGCGGCGGCGCAGGGCGGCCTGATGACGGAGGCGCGCTTCCCCGAACAGGACTGA
- a CDS encoding ATP-binding protein: protein MIPLTIGTTVDAPERPAVIDGSRFNRHTFWCGQSGSGKTYALGVVLEQLLLQTELPMAVLDPNADFVRVSRTREDAAPDERERFAGFDIRVFHSSTHTEPQLHARYVDLSVRSQAAVGRLDPIADEEEYNALLHLDKSPGQHFDKARFLEALATSDDPARRRLGMRIDNLEILNWPLWSFGGASVVDTIDERPRVTVLDVGGFAHQAEPQAAALCVLEHLWEKRMERQPLLIVLDEAHNFCPPVPRNSVEAQLTEQLIQIAAEGRKFGLWLFLSTQRPTKIHPNVLSQCDNLGLMRMNSPRDLDEIGDVFGFVPPHVLEQSPTFRKGEALFAGAFSDEPQLVRVGRRITVEGGSDLSVEPSTVEAG from the coding sequence ATGATCCCGCTCACCATCGGCACCACCGTCGACGCCCCGGAGCGTCCCGCCGTCATCGACGGGTCGCGCTTCAACCGGCACACCTTCTGGTGCGGGCAGAGCGGCTCGGGCAAGACCTACGCGCTCGGGGTCGTGCTGGAGCAGCTGCTGCTGCAGACCGAGCTGCCGATGGCGGTGCTGGACCCGAACGCCGATTTCGTGCGGGTGTCGCGGACGCGGGAGGACGCCGCGCCCGACGAGCGCGAGCGGTTCGCCGGGTTCGACATCCGCGTCTTCCACTCCAGCACGCACACCGAGCCGCAGCTCCACGCCCGCTACGTCGACCTCAGCGTGCGGTCGCAGGCGGCGGTGGGGAGGCTGGACCCGATCGCCGACGAGGAGGAGTACAACGCGCTCCTGCACCTCGACAAGTCGCCAGGGCAGCACTTCGACAAGGCGCGCTTCCTGGAGGCGCTGGCCACCTCCGACGACCCGGCTCGACGGCGGCTCGGGATGCGGATCGACAACCTGGAGATCCTGAACTGGCCGCTCTGGTCGTTCGGTGGCGCGTCCGTCGTCGACACCATCGACGAGCGGCCGCGCGTCACCGTGCTCGACGTGGGCGGCTTCGCCCACCAGGCCGAGCCGCAGGCCGCCGCGCTGTGCGTGCTGGAGCACCTCTGGGAGAAGCGGATGGAGCGCCAGCCGCTGCTCATCGTCCTGGACGAGGCGCACAACTTCTGCCCGCCCGTTCCGCGGAACAGTGTGGAGGCGCAGCTCACCGAGCAGCTCATCCAGATCGCCGCGGAGGGCCGCAAGTTCGGGCTGTGGCTGTTCCTCTCCACGCAGCGGCCGACCAAGATCCACCCGAACGTGCTGTCGCAGTGCGACAACCTCGGCCTGATGCGGATGAACTCGCCGCGCGACCTGGACGAGATCGGCGACGTGTTCGGGTTCGTGCCGCCGCACGTGCTGGAGCAGTCGCCGACCTTCCGCAAGGGAGAGGCGCTCTTCGCGGGGGCGTTCTCGGACGAGCCGCAGCTGGTCCGGGTGGGCCGGCGCATCACCGTCGAGGGCGGCAGCGACCTGTCGGTCGAGCCGAGCACGGTCGAAGCCGGATAG